From a region of the Besnoitia besnoiti strain Bb-Ger1 chromosome I, whole genome shotgun sequence genome:
- a CDS encoding hypothetical protein (encoded by transcript BESB_006060) — protein MEQSQALVSKRGAGPPRRQKSRASESAAEADAPKAPEVPSLVDEGEETAEGGPAEELKEKAEAETGETAAAAGSEPDKAALPPEEVSRQPVKRRSSAAARAGSSQVTGWESERAASSDRTASAEAEDAEARKVEDQVRALLAAATAETAGIGGSAKGRSSQRGSVMALKEKGLVTQLKADFAKYAQLQDTKEIHGDAITMHREGGDLDSDDGDRDRRRYGADRRRRLSGTKLSADFEGVSRKMSKRSSRRSSVGSAGSTEGVSHDSADDRRRRSVRRHSRSLRPEEKHARRSSTGRSERSQGRERRRKDDEDASGEREKAEHSEKATKRVQLLEANEFDARRQLDGEDRGSSHHPRTRDGGDRDNAPPQRGERDGEEDRGASKERRRDTADGSPERAMSKRDKPCRDEGDTSSSIYPGEARRTDKLNVSLYEEVPMRTVSFAGDGTGAVFHSDDPVELIKKAMEQLQGLDALVRIPDGFARSALVSARLTQSRLEHDTRRLVEVLERAKQARLEEAQKQSDAIGASQYNADAAPPDKKEKKTKGDLTAQLDKALGAKPTVAERQLEQLAQLRRKTVEPSLAGGATAPKLSKASRRASGLSTAATVSASYVLKAGSKLEHAKTKSGFDQKTSALMVRPS, from the exons ATGGAGCAGAGCCAGGCACTCGTGTCGAAGCGTGGCGCcggtccgccgcgccggcagaagTCCCGTGCAAGTGAGtcagccgcagaggccgacgcaccgaaggcgccggaggtGCCTTCACTTGTCGATGAGGGGGAGGAAACCGCGGAAGGGGGTCCTGCCGAGGAGTTGAAGgaaaaggcggaggcggagacaggcgagacggctgccgctgcgggaAGTGAGCCAGACAAAGCCGCGTTGCCCCCTGAGGAAGTCTCGAGACAGCCAGTCAAGCGCAggtcctcggcggcggctcgcgcgggaTCTAGCCAAGTCACCGGCTGGGAGAGTGAGCGGGCGGCGTCCTCCGACCGGACAGCCAgcgcggaagcagaagacgccgaggctcGGAAGGTAGAAGACCAggtgcgcgcgctgctcgcaGCCGCCACTGCGGAAACCGCTGGCATCGGCGGCTCGGCCAAAGGTCGCAGCTCGCAGAGAGGCTCTGTGATGGCTCTCAAGGAGAAGGGACTCGTCACGCAGCTTAAAGCTGACTTTGCAAAGTACGCACAACTCCAAGACACAAAGGAGATCCACGGCGATGCGATCACCAT GCACCGGGAGGGCGGAGATCTCGAtagcgacgacggcgacaggGACAGGAGGCGA TACGGAGCGgatcggcggcggcgtctgagCGGCACGAAGCTGAGTGCGGATTTCGAGGGCGTGTCCCGCAAAATGAGCAAACGCAGCAGTCGGCGCAGTAGCGTCGGCTCTGCAGGGTCTACCGAGGGCGTTTCTCACGACAGCGCGGACGacaggagaaggcggagcgTACGGAGGCACAGTCGCAGTCTGAGGCCGGAGGAGAAGCATGCCAGGCGGAGTTCCACCGGTCGAAGCGAGCGCTCGCAGGgtagagagagacgacgcaaAGATGATGAAGATGCGTCAggggagcgcgagaaggcggagcaCAGCGAAAAGGCGACGAAGCGTGTGCAACTTCTAGAAGCGAACGAGTTCGACGCTCGCAGACAACTGGATGGAGAAGATCGGGGTTCGTCGCATCACCCTCGAACAAGGGATGGCGGAGATCGCGACAACGCCCCTccacagagaggagagcgagacggtGAAGAAGACAGGGGCGCCTCGAAGGAAAGGCGACGAGACACGGCGGATGGAAGTCCTGAACGAGCGATGTCAAAGAGAGACAAACCCTGTAGGGATGAAGGAGACACGTCGTCTTCGATCTAtccaggcgaggcgcgacgaacAGACAAGCTCAATGTCAGCCTATATGAAGAAGTGCCCATGCGGACTGTATCCTTCGCAGGCGATGG CACCGGCGCTGTCTTCCACAGTGACGACCCCGTAGAGCTAATCAAGAAG GCCATGGAACAGTTACAGGGGCTCGATGCGCTTGTTCGGATTCCCGACGGCTTCGCGCGAAGCGCGCTTGTGTCAGCTCG GTTAACGCAGTCTAGACTCGAACACGATACGCGGCGGCTCGTGGAAGTGCTGGAAAGGGCAAAACAGGCGCGTCTTGAAGAGGCCCAGAAACAGTCAGATGCGATCGGTGCCAGCCAATATAATGCCGACGCAGCGCCCCCCgacaaaaaagagaaaaaaacaaagGGGGATCTCACTGCACAGCTCGACAAGGCTTTGGGAG CGAAGCCGACCGTAGCGGAACGTCAACTGGAGCAACTTGCACAACTTCGACGGAAGACTGTAGAGCCTTCCCTTGCGGGAGGAGCTACGGCACCCAAGCTCTCCAAGGCCTCCAGGAGAGCGTCTGGCCTCTCCACTGCCGCGACGGTGTCCGCATCGTACGTTCTCAAAGCGGGATCGAAGCTGGAACATGCGAAAACGAAATCAGGGTTCGATCAAAAAACTTCTGCGCTCATGGTTCGGCCTTCGTGA
- a CDS encoding hypothetical protein (encoded by transcript BESB_006070), with protein sequence MALRPAFSLSGRSAVIPVALALGAPLAVYFVSFFLAFALPLLLLSLFFLICLLPSPSNSTAFFHPDGDSGAGGERVLWSLVAHQLRTGGVRGKYRENETETEEPFSDVPSHRLHEERSGVSARKAADEASRQELAEQKADAEVPCRGRVPVNPQRFVVVYLRHDSPWLQSLTPVRLPDSRMHPGSPAWTPRAVLLKLEGAVLSCLSGVFTVVLRIRFHAPRSGYVVTAGSVPARDVQSSFGIDLDPFLPPAPRESAASSRDFSAFAPFTAAAGACSASASSLALPTHPTEYPQASSLLVFVPVRCSDLLRASCYPFGTLFFQLVAGAVSVFEVLLLGLVPTVFVDTVGVPAASFVLWALQRRQSFSLGARDPEGRCNGASASEGAPDKDRTEKPVLVSRKNTPPETRGKQARDGPRLTRLRVYVHYPFVRESMTLARSASCQQRKSAAANRDAGHPAACADSQGERHARRGSGRAPFETQRQGDGRNECGTCSPLAASGCVARLRSATKLRYYRGLAWAYAASLRFAFRGARVPVQRLLDGCEAEQAGKARAAWGQRRGDKAARRDAATQGDAVSVSCCNSSWTRRHLEALMNGASLDELRLRIQEGTQDPRQGLATPRFVYRAPVVFPPCQSSRVEMSSPAQPQTLFSERPPRIMSLGQFRPEKRQQEQVLIFGEMVRLYGRLLPHRTHLVVAGAVKRDADERLLQAAWDAAFRHSSRRRFDGRRRRSPSASPSDGDAEEGTSWRELPWMRSSPPVAAAAERHERRCQGADTDSDEAREELLLAWKQALKRHSGATVVSSFGFQWVPSFAAAQELIDAQLAEAASRTRRASGAGSYAEDKLREHEEEAWGDRVFALVNAEADILRQMAQSAAVGLHTMEEEHFGIAVVQLLLAGCCVVAHNSGGPRDDILVATGQSLRSSPPEDEVGAVGDNAPCPYATATSCRAQRGFLCRTRSEFAASVAAVISQLGENPGEAVWTPDTAKQALKDAQERFLDDDTFGSVAFEALHLGEQL encoded by the exons ATGGCGTTGCGTCCTGCCTTTTCGCTTTCTGGCCGTAGCGCCGTTATTCCCGTCGCCCTTGCCCTCGGGGCGCCCCTAGCGGTCTActtcgtctcctttttccttgccttcgccttgcctctgcttctcctttcgcttttcttcctcaTTTGCCTCCTCCCTTCGCCGTCAAACTCAACAGCGTTCTTCCATCctgacggcgacagcggggcgggcggcgagcgcgtgctGTGGAGCCTGGTGGCGCACCAGCTTCGCACCGGAGGCGTGAGGGGAAAGTACCGGGAAaacgagacagagacagaggagccTTTCTCCGACGTGCCCTCTCACCGTCTCCACGAAGAGCGCAGTGGCGTCAGCGCGCGAAAAGCAGCTGACGAGGCGTCGAGGCAGGAACTCGCCGAGCAGAAAGCAGATGCTGAAGTCCCTTGCCGGGGGCGGGTGCCTGTGAACCCTCAGCGTTTCGTGGTCGTGTATCTGCGCCATGACTCTCCGTGGCTTCAGTCTCTGACTCCGGTGCGTCTGCCTGACAGCAGAATGCATCCGGGGTCGCCTGCGtggacgccgcgggcggtcCTTCTCAAGCTGGAGGGGGCCGTGCTTTCTTGTCTCTCCGGTGTGTTCACTGTCGTGCTTCGCATCCGCTTCCACGCGCCGCGTAGCGGCTACGTGGTCACGGCGGGAAGTGTGCCTGCGCGGGATGTTCAGTCTTCCTTCGGCATCGACTTAGACCCTTTCTTACCACCAGCTCCACGCGAGTCAGCAGCATCTTCCCGAGATTTTTCTGCTTTCGCGCCGTTCACAGCGGCTGCTGGTGCGTGCTCagcttccgcgtcctcacTCGCTCTTCCCACGCACCCAACCGAGTACCCGCAGGCTTCCAGCCTCCTCGTGTTTGTACCAGTCCGGTGTTCCGACCTGCTGCGAGCTTCCTGTTATCCCTTCGGCACGCTGTTTTTCCAGCTggtggcgggcgccgtcTCGGTTTTCGAGGTCCTGCTTCTCGGTTTGGTCCCCACGGTCTTCGTCGACACCGTGGGCGTTCCCGCGGCTTCGTTTGTCCTCTGGGCCTTGCAGAGGAGGCAGTCCTTCTCTCTTGGCGCCAGAGACCCAGAGGGACGTTGTAACGGAGCCTCAGCGAGCGAGGGAGCGCCCGACAAAGACCGCACAGAGAAACCGGTCTTGGTATCTCGCAAAAATACTCCcccggagacgcgcggcaaACAGGCGCGCGATGGGCCGCGTCTGACCCGGCTgcgggtgtacgtacatTACCCTTTCGTGAGAGAGAGCATGACTCTGGCACGGTCTGCTTCCTGCCAACAGAGGAAGTCCGCCGCAGCAAATCGGGACGCTGGACACCCTGCAGCTTGCGCAGACTCTCAAGGTGAACGCCATGCCCGCCGAgggagcggccgcgcccccTTCGAAACACAGAGACAGGGAGATGGACGAAACGAATGTGGCACGTGCTCGCCTCTGGCTGCTTCTGGGTGCGTggcgcggctccgcagcgccaccAAGCTGCGATACTACCGCGGATTAGCCTGGGCGTATGCTGCCTCccttcgcttcgccttcaGGGGAGCCCGTGTGCCTGTTCAGCGCCTTCTCGACGGATGCGAGGCGGAGCAGGCGGGTAAGGCTCGAGCCGCCTGGGGTcaacggagaggagacaaagcagcaagacgcgacgccgcgacacAGGGAGATGCAGTTAGCGTCTCCTGCTGCAACAGTAGCTGGACTCGCAGACATCTGGAGGCGCTGATGAACGGGGCGTCCTTGGATGAGCTACGTCTGCGGATACAAGAAGGTACACAAGACCCGCGTCAGGGCCTCGCGACACCTCGTTTTGTCTATCGGGCTCCCGTTGTCTTTCCTCCGTGCCAGTCGTCTCGCGTCGAGatgtcgtcgccggcgcagccgcagacgctcttcagcgagcggccgccgcgcatcATGTCGCTTGGCCAGTTTCGGCCCGAGAAACGCCAGCAAGAGCAAGTCCTCATCTTCGGCGAGATGGTCAGGCTGTATGGACGCCTGCTGCCGCACCGGACACATCTGGTTGTGGCGGGAGCGGTGAAACGGGATGCCGACGAACGgctcctgcaggcggccTGGGACGCAGCGTTTCGGCATTCGTCACGCAGACGCTTTGacggaaggcgcaggcggtcACCTTCTGCATCACCAAGCGACGGAGATGCTGAAGAGGGCACGAGCTGGCGCGAGCTGCCTTGGATGCGGAGTAGCCCGCCagtggcggccgctgcagaaCGCCACGAACGCCGGTGTCAGGGCGCCGACACGGACAGCGAtgaggcgcgagaagagtTGCTGCTTGCCTGGAAGCAGGCCCTGAAACGCCACAGTGGTGCAACCGTCGTCAGCAGTTTTGGATTTCAGTGGGTCCCCAGTTTCGCGGCCGCTCAGGAGCTCATCGACGCGCAGCTAGCAGAGGCTGCGAGCCGAACTCGACGTGCCTCCGGAGCGGGGAGCTACGCAGAAGACAAGCTGCGTGAgcacgaggaagaagcctGGGGTgaccgcgtcttcgccctcgtgAACGCCGAAGCGGACATCCTTCGTCAAATGGCACAGTCCGCAGCA GTCGGTCTGCATACGATGGAAGAAGAGCATTTTGGCATCGCGGTTGTTCAACTTTTGCTGGCGGGGTGTTGCGTGGTGGCGCACAACAGCGGAGGCCCGCGTGACGACATCCTCGTGGCGACCGGTCAGTCGCTCCGGTCGAGCCCTCCGGAGGACGAGGTCGGAGCGGTAGGTGACAATGCCCCGTGCCCGTACGCAACGGCGACTTCTTGTCGGGCGCAGCGTGGCTTTTTGTGCCGGACTCGAAGCGAGTTCGCAGCCTCTGTGGCTGCCGTTATTTCACAGCTTGGAGAGAATCCAGGCGAGGCAGTGTGGACACCTGACACGGCCAAGCAGGCGCTGAAAGACGCGCAGGAACGATTCCTGGATGATGACACCTTCGGCTCTGTGGCCTTCGAAGCGCTGCATCTTGGGGAGCAGCTCTAG
- a CDS encoding hypothetical protein (encoded by transcript BESB_006080) has translation MLVPPECFAPPKFLPSLCARYLTPSACRRARHGRSPFRAPLSRVLRPPPSSFLSARTHALPPFRSLASAGTRDWGPRWSLASLPPRLSGVPLLALESVRPPPSAGRLAAACGGDASDHLCAGPAPSGAHGRARRRPGRTEWGRRIPGLGTGRARTGLLARSLYPGLDAADEEEDPELLEAIEEAEDDADEVDDEAEALHDARDAVDSWRGGEEVRARGKWPGRPEGGLARSRGLANPARGEALGAKPKATEGEFAFASQRSVSPGPQASAANAPNPQTLPFYRYLSHRLEACRHVDQVLRLVARHRARMDDVHGAIALRSLARIVASHEEEVARSRGWKPRQATGSRGGKGRAAADQRDPKKELSELATNPVFLRLLEDFALTVQLRGFSRTMDLAYVPWSLAKLRLYLLPSLRPLLLQILRSVDVHTDAESQAPAESPGAAAGPASVRRQHRRGGRFKENADSKRACALRQLRPSGFTSLVWGASKCMYTNQSFWQEKLAPLLRDRAALLSPKELSICLYALANAGLRPRPSSHALPDATVAAEQAAVAPADLPPAVDASPASSAFFRFSESWNREGGVQDSGALLDGGRLSASADSPERPQGGDADAFGSSDREGLGEDSSLSAERPNGGESPDRDALTEAVGALGRACVEKLADMAAQGLSSVAWAFAKWRYPSAALFQGLASEIRRRGHKFDAQTATILLYAFVRLGYLDEPVLGVLTDVLVKQIGSFRRETFSLCAWAIAKLPRHSTVQRLSGFLYPALDEAPLQGYRRQDLIILLWSAARVRGRLAENLARRVFVELKRRKDNADFRAVDIAMLLHASSLAGVTDVDLLEHLLRLVPTLLSRGRCSLQELVWITASLAHLGTADEAFLSSTADCLEKRKTWDDASFVHLTSFLFFSVHLMPSLQRTSPSTRRLLELVRSLLFSPAPPLPGSFSSSSSPSAAFPASSPSSNPSSPSSPSLLPSGGPSASPPLPILQLSHAPQAAMSVSGGSSAPHAAATLCDARLALSTSAAATPAVANRVRFATSVSPASLKPSVFMNAAGALARSGLIRRDNGVVQSFLRFAETRTEEIDGVDWAKLHEAGERLGLGSDERWRRLLAEVPMRIQRRCMRPGASPPDDAQLPFLTETGWRGSYSDGKDDEDAPFEVVDEATIDKYAQEHLADGADDDWGDVEVDLGEPSSSREDSRGVPEGVDPADVITNEELYALLKSKHLGGHVDESAGRPSFDYAKQSSLLEALLEK, from the exons ATGCTGGTGCCTCCAGAATGTTTCGCGCCCCCAAAATTCCTGCCTTCTTTATGCGCCCGTTACCTGACACCGTCTGCTTGCCGGCGCGCCAGGCACGGGCGGTCTCCGTTTCGCGCTCCTCTCTCACgcgtgctgcggcctcctccgtctTCGTTCCTCTCCGCTCGCACCCACGCTTTGCCACCGTTCCGCTCTCTAGCCTCTGCAGGCACACGCGACTGGGGTCCTCGCtggtcgctcgcctcgttgccgccgcgcctcagcggcgtTCCTCTGCTTGCCCTGGAGAGCGTCCGGCCTCCTCCCTCGGCAGGCCGGCTAGCCGCAGCATGCGGGGGCGACGCCTCTGACCACCTGTGCGCAGGACCCGCTCCCTCTGGAGCCCacgggcgagcgcggagacgccctgGCAGGACCGAGTGGGGACGGCGGATTCCAGGCCTGGGGacaggccgcgcccgcaccgGCCTGCTTGCGCGGTCTCTGTACCCTggcctcgacgccgcagatgaagaggaagaccCGGAGCTGTTGGAAGCtatcgaggaggcggaggatgATGCAGACGAGGTCGACGATGAAGCAGAAGCGCTGCACGATGCCCGCGATGCCGTCGACAGCTGGCGTGGAGGAGAGGAAGTTCGGGCGCGAGGGAAGTGGCCAGGAAGGCCTGAGGGCGGTCTCGCTCGGTCCCGTGGCCTCGCGAACCCtgcccgcggcgaggcgctgggtGCCAagccgaaggcgacagaaGGCGAGTTCGCTTTCGCTTCTCAGCGGAGCGTCTCACCAGGcccgcaggcctccgcggcaaATGCACCGAACCCCCAGACTCTGCCGTTCTACCGGTACCTGAGTCATCGCCTTGAGGCATGCAGGCACGTCGACCAAGTCCTGCGTCTCGTCGCGCGACACCGCGCACGCATGGACGATGTGCATGGTGCAATTGCGCTGCGGAGCCTCGCCAGAATCGTCGCGTCACACGAGGAGGAAGTTGCGAGGTCGAGGGGTTGGAAGCCGCGCCAGGCAACCGGGAGCCGAGGCGGCAAaggtcgcgccgctgcagaccaGAGGGACCCGAAAAAGGAGTTGTCGGAGCTTGCCACGAATCCCGT CTTTCTCCGGCTTCTCGAAGACTTTGCGCTCACAGTTCAGCTTCGCGGGTTTTCTCGAACGATGGACCTCGCGTACGTCCCCTGGTCACTCGCCAAACTGCGCCTGTATTTGCTGCCgagtctgcggccgctgcttctgcaaATTCTCCGCTCCGTAGACGTGCACACAGACGCGGAAAGTCAGGCGCCAGCAGAGAGTCCCGGTGCGGCTGCAGGGCCCGCCAGTGTGAGACGCCAACAtcgacgaggcgggcgctTCAAGGAAAACGCCGACTCGAAGCGGGCTTGCGCGCTGCGTCAGCTGAGGCCTTCGGGGTTCACTTCCCTGGTCTGGGGTGCCAGcaagtgtatgtacaccaaCCAGTCCTTCTGGCAGGAAAAgctggcgccgctcctccgcgaTCGAGCCGCTCTCTTGTCGCCCAAG GAGCTGTCGATCTGCCTGTACGCCCTGGCGAACGCTGGCCTCCGTCCGCGCCCTTCGAGCCATGCGCTTCCGGATGCTACAGTGGCGGCTGAACAGGCGGCTGTGGCCCCGGCCGACTTGCCGCCGGCAGTGGATGCATCccctgcctcgtctgcgtttttccgcttctctgAGAGCTGGAACAGGGAGGGCGGGGTCCaggacagcggcgcgctgctcgaCGGGGGCCGCCTGTCCGCTTCGGCTGACAGCCCTGAGCGCCCacaaggcggcgacgcggacgcgttCGGCTCTTCGGATAGGGAAGGTCTTGGCGAGgattcgtctctctccgcagagCGCCCGAACGGCGGAGAAAGCCCAGACAGGGACGCTCTGACCGAGGCCGTCGGAGCGCTTGGCCGCGCATGTGTTGAGAAACTGGCGGACATGGCGGCGCAAGGCCTGAGCAGCGTCGCCTGGGCCTTTGCCAAGTGGCGGTACCCCAGCGCAGCCCTCTTCCAAGGCCTCGCCTCCGAGatccgtcgccgcgggcacAAGTTCGACGCACAG ACGGCGACCATCCTGCTGTATGCGTTTGTTCGGCTTGGCTACCTGGACGAGCCCGTCCTCGGAGTGCTCACGGATGTTCTGGTCAAGCAGATCGGGTCGTTTCGCAGGGAAAccttctcgctctgcgcgtggGCGATCGCCAAGTTGCCGCGCCACTCGACGGTCCAGCGTCTTAGCGGGTTCCTCTATCCCGCG CTGGAcgaagcgccgctgcaggggTACAGGCGGCAGGACTTGATTATTCTGTTGTggagcgccgcccgcgtccgcggtCGTTTAGCAGAAAATCTGGCAAGGAGAGTTTTTGTTGAGCTCAAACGGCGAAA GGACAATGCAGACTTTCGCGCGGTCGATATCGCGATGCTCCTTCACGCATCAAGCCTTGCCGGCGTCACGGACGTAGATCTTTTAGAAC ATCTGTTGCGTCTCGTCCCGACGCTGCTTTCCCGAGGGAGGTGCTCCCTGCAAGAACTTGTGTGGATCACAGCTAGTCTGGCGCATCTGGGCACCGCTGACGAGGCGTTTCTCTCCTCCACTGCTGACTGTCTCGAGAAACG GAAGACCTGGGACGACGCTTCTTTCGTCCATCTCACAtcgttcctcttcttcagcgtccACCTCATGCCCTCTCTCCAGCGGACATCTCCGTccacgcggcgccttctggaGCTTGTGCGATCGCTTTTGTTctcccctgcgcctccgctgcccggctctttttcttcatcctcatcgccttccgcggctttCCCTGCGTCATCACCGTCATCGAATCCCTCGagcccgtcgtcgccttcacTGCTTCCCTCCGGGGGGCCCTCCGCCAGTCCGCCGTTGCCTATTTTGCAGTTgtcgcacgcgccgcaggctgccATGAGCGTCTCAGGCggctcgtcggcgccgcatgcagccgccaCGCTCTGCGATGCTCGCCTGGCTCTGTCTAcatcggcggccgcgacccccGCGGTGGCAAACCGAGTCCGATTTGCTACATCGGTCTCGCCGGCCTCCCTCAAGCCTAGTGTGTTCATGAacgctgccggcgcgttg GCGCGAAGCGGCTTGATCAGGAGAGACAACGGCGTGGTTCAGAGCTTCCTACGCTTCGCGGAAACGCGAACTGAGGAAATTGATGGCGTTGACTGGGCGAAG CTTCACGAGGCCGGAGAAAGGCTCGGACTCGGGAGTGACgagcgctggcgccgcctttTGGCCGAGGTGCCCATGCGGATTCAGcgtcgctgcatgcgaccCGGAGCGAGCCCTCCGGACGACGCCCAACTTCCGTTTCTGACCGAGACGGGCTGGAGAGGAAGCTACTCTGATGGTAAGGACGATGAGGACGCGCCGTTTGAAGTCGTTGACGAAGCGACAATCGACAAGTATGCGCAGGAACACCTAGCCGACGGCGCAGATGACGACTGGGGGGACGTTGAGGTGGACCTTGGAGAGCCAAGCTCATCACGCGAAGACTCGAGAGGAGTTCCTGAAGGCGTTGACCCAGCCGACGTTATTACAAACGAGGAGCTCTACGCGCTGCTGAAAAGCAAACACCTTGGG GGTCATGTCGACGAATCCGCCGGCAGGCCGTCATTCGACTACGCTAAGCAGAGCTCGCTTCTGGAAGCGCTGCTTGAGAAGTGA